From Thermonema lapsum, the proteins below share one genomic window:
- the rplR gene encoding 50S ribosomal protein L18, translating to MATKEQLKKIERRARIKKGLRKRIRGTAERPRLCVFRSNRRIYAQIINDELGVTLAAASSYDLKTDSLNVEVAKQVGKLIAERAVANGIKKVVFDRNGYLYHGRVKALAEGAREGGLEF from the coding sequence ATGGCTACAAAAGAGCAACTTAAAAAAATAGAGCGTCGAGCACGCATCAAAAAAGGCTTGCGCAAACGCATTCGTGGAACTGCCGAGCGCCCGCGCTTATGCGTCTTCCGTTCCAATAGACGTATTTACGCACAAATCATCAACGATGAGCTAGGTGTTACCTTGGCAGCTGCCTCTTCTTATGACCTCAAAACCGACTCCTTAAACGTAGAGGTAGCTAAGCAAGTAGGTAAGCTGATAGCAGAGCGTGCCGTAGCCAATGGCATTAAAAAAGTAGTTTTTGACCGAAACGGCTACCTGTATCACGGGCGTGTGAAAGCTTTGGCAGAAGGTGCTCGTGAAGGAGGTTTGGAATTCTAA
- the rpsE gene encoding 30S ribosomal protein S5 — MAKKTIRVSNDDLKHRVVAIKRVAKVVKGGRRFSFAAIVVVGNENGIVGYGLGKAAEVTDAITKGIEDAKKNLIEVPVIKGTIPHDVYGKYDGSRVMLRPASDGTGVIAGGAMRAVLESAGIHNVLAKALGSTNPHNAIKATFDALMKLRAPHVVAMHRGVTLDKVFNG; from the coding sequence ATGGCTAAAAAAACTATACGTGTAAGCAACGATGACCTTAAGCATCGCGTGGTAGCTATCAAACGCGTTGCGAAGGTGGTAAAGGGGGGTCGTCGTTTCAGCTTTGCTGCTATCGTAGTAGTAGGTAACGAAAACGGCATTGTGGGTTACGGCTTGGGTAAAGCCGCCGAAGTAACCGATGCCATCACTAAAGGCATAGAAGATGCCAAGAAAAACCTCATCGAAGTACCTGTAATTAAAGGTACCATCCCGCATGATGTGTATGGCAAATATGACGGTAGCCGCGTGATGCTGCGCCCTGCCTCTGATGGTACCGGAGTTATTGCCGGTGGTGCCATGCGTGCCGTGCTTGAAAGTGCCGGTATTCACAACGTATTGGCTAAAGCGTTGGGTTCTACCAACCCGCACAACGCCATCAAGGCTACCTTTGATGCCTTGATGAAGCTGCGTGCACCCCATGTGGTAGCTATGCACCGTGGCGTAACTTTGGACAAAGTATTTAACGGATAA